Proteins from one Buchnera aphidicola (Diuraphis noxia) genomic window:
- the dnaG gene encoding DNA primase gives MTGKIPKYFINELLSLTDIVELIKSRLILKKCGKNYQTHCPFHNEKTPSFTVSYEKQFYYCFGCYAHGNAIDFLINYERLNFIESIEELSIMHGMTIPFENTQDNFFYVKKQKLYLLMNQLCKLYQKNIILDNSANEYLFKRDINNTMISTFLIGFASFNWNIFCKKIHINKKLEEDLLVYNILSINKKGYKYDVFQGRITFPIQDQNGRIIAFGGRSINNFLPKYLNSQETDIFCKRKQIYGLYQVKKKFSKPKYLLVVEGYIDVISLTQYNINYAVSCLGTSITIEHIQILFQNTNTIICCYDGDTAGKNAAWNTLKKALPYISDAKTIKFMLLPNNEDPDTIIRKEGKEKFQIRIDNAITMSNFFFTHMLTNINLSSIDNKFYLSKRALPLINTIASDTIRIYLRQKLARMIGILDDNQFEKFLYEQEIKKIQKPEFYIKRTPMRILIALLIQNPDLAIIAPPIKKLKKIKIKGLYIFLEILQICLDYPKIKTGQILEFYRNTNINNILKMLSRWDHMIVQEEIQNMFLDLLTNIYDKILEERQEYLIAQERTIGLTMTEKKEIWSINKKLSNNKNFSKNNTHNTQKN, from the coding sequence ATGACTGGGAAAATACCTAAATATTTTATTAATGAATTATTATCTCTAACTGATATTGTAGAACTTATTAAATCACGATTAATCCTGAAAAAATGCGGTAAAAACTATCAAACCCACTGCCCTTTTCATAATGAAAAAACTCCATCATTTACTGTTAGCTATGAAAAACAATTTTATTATTGTTTTGGATGTTATGCACATGGAAATGCTATTGATTTTTTAATAAATTATGAACGTTTAAACTTCATAGAAAGCATTGAAGAATTATCTATAATGCACGGCATGACAATACCATTTGAAAATACACAAGATAATTTTTTTTATGTAAAAAAACAAAAATTATATTTATTAATGAATCAATTATGCAAATTGTATCAAAAAAATATTATTTTAGATAATTCAGCTAATGAATATTTATTTAAAAGAGATATTAACAACACAATGATTAGTACTTTTTTAATTGGTTTTGCTAGTTTTAATTGGAATATTTTTTGTAAAAAAATACATATAAATAAAAAATTAGAAGAAGACTTATTAGTTTACAATATATTATCGATCAATAAAAAAGGATATAAATATGATGTTTTTCAGGGACGTATAACATTTCCAATACAGGATCAAAATGGTAGAATTATAGCGTTTGGAGGACGTTCAATAAATAATTTTTTACCAAAATATCTAAATTCTCAAGAAACAGATATTTTTTGTAAAAGAAAACAAATTTATGGGTTATATCAAGTTAAAAAAAAATTCTCAAAACCGAAATATCTATTAGTTGTGGAAGGCTATATTGATGTTATATCATTAACGCAATATAATATCAACTATGCAGTTTCTTGTTTAGGTACTTCTATAACGATTGAACACATTCAAATTCTTTTTCAAAATACCAATACAATTATCTGTTGTTATGATGGCGATACAGCTGGAAAAAATGCAGCTTGGAATACTTTAAAAAAAGCATTACCATATATATCAGATGCAAAGACTATAAAATTTATGTTATTACCTAATAATGAAGATCCTGATACAATTATCAGAAAAGAAGGTAAAGAAAAATTTCAAATCCGAATTGATAATGCAATAACTATGTCAAATTTTTTTTTCACACACATGTTAACAAATATTAATTTATCGTCAATAGACAATAAATTTTACTTAAGTAAACGTGCTTTACCTTTAATAAACACTATTGCTAGTGATACTATACGCATTTATTTACGTCAAAAACTAGCTAGAATGATAGGAATTTTAGATGACAATCAATTTGAAAAATTTTTATATGAACAAGAAATTAAAAAAATACAAAAACCAGAATTTTACATCAAAAGAACTCCAATGAGAATTCTTATAGCTTTACTTATACAAAATCCTGATCTAGCTATAATAGCTCCTCCAATAAAAAAATTAAAAAAAATAAAAATAAAAGGTTTATATATTTTTTTAGAAATATTACAAATATGCTTAGATTATCCTAAAATTAAAACAGGTCAGATATTAGAATTTTATAGAAACACTAACATCAATAATATTTTAAAAATGTTATCTAGATGGGATCATATGATTGTTCAAGAAGAAATTCAAAATATGTTTTTAGATCTATTAACTAATATATATGATAAAATTCTTGAAGAAAGACAAGAATATCTTATTGCACAAGAAAGAACAATAGGACTCACTATGACTGAAAAAAAAGAAATTTGGTCTATTAATAAAAAACTATCAAATAATAAAAATTTTTCAAAAAATAATACACATAATACTCAAAAAAATTAA
- the rpsU gene encoding 30S ribosomal protein S21 has protein sequence MPVIKVRENEPFDVALRRFKRSCEKAGILSEIRRREFYEKPTTERKRAKASAIKRLAKKLTRENARHIRMY, from the coding sequence ATGCCAGTAATCAAAGTACGTGAAAATGAACCTTTTGATGTAGCACTTCGTCGTTTCAAACGATCTTGCGAAAAAGCCGGAATTTTATCTGAAATTCGTCGAAGAGAATTTTATGAAAAACCTACTACTGAACGTAAACGAGCAAAAGCGTCTGCTATTAAACGTCTTGCAAAAAAACTTACACGAGAAAACGCAAGACATATTCGAATGTATTAG
- the tsaD gene encoding tRNA (adenosine(37)-N6)-threonylcarbamoyltransferase complex transferase subunit TsaD: protein MKVLGIETSCDDTGVAIYDSTKGVLVNQVYNQNILNNKNGGIIPELASRKHMDSIVFLLKKIFNITNIKDIDLIAYTAGPGLVSSLLVGATFACSLGFSLNIPVVPINHMEGHLLSPMLGYKSIKYPFIGLLVSGKHTQIVAVHELGQYEILGNCLDDAAGEAFDKVAKLLGLKYPGGPALSKLASDGVENYFYFPRPMIHHSNLNFSFSGLKTCVAKVIKNFKTVQDKANIARSFEDAVIDTLLIKTKKALKLKKWKHLVIAGGVSANSLLRKQAEQMIKKDFNGTVSYAGLDLCTDNAAMIAYVGFLRYKEAKKPQLDILVKPKWSIIELSPIDN, encoded by the coding sequence ATGAAAGTATTAGGTATTGAAACTTCTTGTGATGATACAGGTGTAGCTATTTATGATAGTACAAAAGGAGTATTGGTAAATCAGGTATACAATCAAAATATATTAAATAATAAAAATGGTGGTATAATACCTGAATTAGCATCTCGTAAACATATGGATTCTATAGTTTTTCTATTAAAAAAAATATTTAATATTACAAATATTAAAGATATTGATCTTATTGCGTATACTGCTGGACCTGGTTTAGTAAGTTCTTTATTAGTCGGTGCTACTTTTGCATGTTCTTTAGGATTTTCTTTAAATATTCCAGTGGTTCCTATTAATCATATGGAAGGGCATCTTTTATCACCAATGTTAGGATATAAATCAATCAAATATCCATTCATTGGATTATTAGTATCAGGAAAACATACTCAAATTGTTGCTGTTCATGAACTAGGACAATATGAAATACTTGGAAATTGTTTAGATGATGCAGCAGGAGAGGCTTTTGATAAAGTTGCAAAACTGTTAGGTTTGAAATATCCTGGTGGTCCTGCATTATCTAAATTAGCATCTGATGGTGTTGAAAATTATTTTTATTTTCCTCGTCCTATGATACATCATTCTAATTTAAATTTTAGCTTTTCAGGATTAAAAACATGTGTAGCTAAAGTCATTAAAAATTTTAAAACTGTACAAGATAAAGCAAATATTGCAAGATCTTTTGAGGATGCAGTCATAGATACATTATTAATTAAAACTAAAAAAGCATTAAAATTAAAAAAATGGAAACATTTAGTTATAGCAGGTGGTGTTAGTGCAAATTCTCTCTTACGAAAACAAGCAGAACAAATGATTAAAAAAGATTTTAATGGAACAGTTTCTTATGCAGGATTAGATCTATGTACAGATAATGCAGCGATGATTGCATATGTTGGTTTTTTACGATATAAAGAAGCAAAAAAACCTCAATTAGATATTTTAGTAAAACCAAAATGGTCTATTATTGAACTATCTCCTATTGATAATTAA
- the ribB gene encoding 3,4-dihydroxy-2-butanone-4-phosphate synthase — protein sequence MNQKFLSKFGTSTERVENAISALQSGQGIIILDDEKRENEGDLVFAAENMTVEQMALTIRYGSGIVCLCITEAKRKKLNLPMMVKNNTSKYQTGFTVTIEAAKGISTGVSAQDRLTTIKTAISDNSKPEDLNRPGHVFPLRGHKNGLLGRSGHTEAAIEIVSLAGFKPSGVICELMNKNGTMARLSKIMKFSQNKKIKILTIQDLIVYMGNKKTVINNS from the coding sequence TTATCTAAATTTGGTACATCCACAGAACGAGTTGAAAATGCAATATCTGCTCTTCAATCAGGTCAAGGAATTATTATATTAGATGATGAAAAACGTGAAAATGAAGGAGATCTCGTATTTGCCGCTGAAAATATGACAGTTGAACAAATGGCTTTAACGATTAGATACGGTAGTGGAATTGTATGTTTATGTATAACTGAAGCTAAACGAAAAAAATTAAATTTACCAATGATGGTTAAAAATAACACTAGTAAATATCAAACAGGATTTACAGTAACAATCGAAGCAGCAAAGGGAATTTCTACTGGTGTATCGGCTCAAGATAGACTAACTACTATAAAAACAGCTATTTCAGATAATTCTAAACCTGAAGATTTAAATAGACCAGGTCACGTCTTTCCATTAAGAGGTCATAAAAATGGACTATTAGGCAGATCAGGACATACAGAAGCTGCTATTGAAATAGTTTCTTTAGCTGGTTTTAAACCATCAGGAGTTATATGTGAATTGATGAATAAAAATGGAACTATGGCTCGTTTATCAAAAATTATGAAATTTTCTCAAAATAAAAAAATAAAAATATTAACTATACAAGATTTAATCGTTTATATGGGCAATAAAAAAACTGTTATTAATAATAGTTAA